In the genome of Carnobacterium viridans, one region contains:
- a CDS encoding ZinT family metal-binding protein — MKKKLSQYIGLVAVSILLVACGDTVASDQESQSSMSDLATESYENQIIEINGLADHYHTGDSVELSALPEKETETTQWQWYTRENEESEWKVVSGQRTKDFIGEATADGLEIKAALVDDNDEPYAESEPAKIVIDDHHGHDEASKQIYAGYFEDDQVENRELSDFEGEWQSVFPYLQSGDLDEVFEHKAEESDAMTAEEYKDYYTIGYETTVDQVVIEGNQVTFSDDEKEYSGTYENDGYEILNYEKGNRGVRFVFKLVDGSDEMPEYIQFSDHNIFPEESHHYHLFWGDDRDTVLEEMDNWPTYYPAELDATGLVQDMLAH; from the coding sequence ATGAAAAAAAAGTTAAGTCAGTACATAGGATTGGTTGCTGTTAGTATTCTATTAGTAGCATGTGGAGACACTGTTGCTTCCGACCAAGAGTCACAAAGTAGTATGAGTGATCTAGCTACTGAAAGTTATGAAAATCAAATTATTGAAATCAATGGTTTAGCAGATCATTACCATACAGGTGATTCTGTTGAACTAAGTGCTCTGCCAGAAAAAGAAACTGAAACAACTCAGTGGCAGTGGTATACAAGAGAAAACGAAGAAAGCGAGTGGAAAGTTGTTTCTGGTCAAAGAACTAAAGACTTTATTGGAGAAGCTACTGCTGATGGGTTAGAAATCAAAGCTGCCTTAGTAGATGATAATGATGAGCCTTATGCTGAATCGGAACCTGCTAAAATTGTTATTGATGACCACCATGGTCATGATGAAGCGAGCAAACAAATCTATGCAGGCTATTTTGAAGATGATCAAGTAGAAAATCGCGAACTATCCGATTTTGAAGGAGAATGGCAATCTGTCTTTCCTTACCTTCAGTCTGGTGATTTAGATGAGGTCTTTGAACATAAAGCAGAAGAAAGTGACGCTATGACTGCTGAAGAATACAAAGACTACTACACTATTGGATATGAAACGACTGTTGATCAAGTTGTTATTGAGGGAAATCAAGTTACTTTTTCTGATGATGAAAAAGAATATTCGGGAACTTACGAAAATGATGGCTATGAAATACTTAATTACGAAAAAGGAAATAGAGGCGTACGTTTTGTCTTTAAATTAGTTGACGGTTCAGACGAAATGCCTGAATACATTCAATTTAGTGACCACAATATTTTCCCGGAAGAATCTCACCATTATCATTTATTCTGGGGAGATGACAGAGACACAGTTTTAGAAGAAATGGATAACTGGCCAACTTATTATCCTGCTGAGCTAGATGCAACTGGACTTGTTCAAGATATGTTAGCGCACTAA
- a CDS encoding tellurite resistance TerB C-terminal domain-containing protein codes for MFEFLNNLFQKKQLTEQQKLSIIELVDNEESFINPRDVIVEKKHSRRAVKQAWLSYITPYIRFNDDFTYQVEQEIEALFNRVCDVVDVELKKRHQNIKYVKATYYYSRESAIDEIYRVARNVVTSFYRQEDKEATSFISFVLESMLASEICLLVRKEIDECRESLPFPDEETREEYKLTSFGTKIIWWDPSGELRNKQAFESIQMDYFNRVNKRVTKFTEVPALMTLCLEKYADLLHIVLADLEDETIKWKVKPNNYFRQFFRLPLYDVRIWKETNSLPTDLYLLAENSIRKEIEGFRLAADEQSWQSLQQYLPKKTVQKIQAYLDTKTELDFDYPTIMSLRTVYKTAWNEAANFIIDQPFESVSKFLVDIAKDPDLKKIGTKVIKNSTDSNKHRLVIFLMEKRALPLIKAQQKQRDEFIHSTRQEEYQELLSAKELVYENLPALLDKLAQPARRKIKLDNELITASNSALYAIIDRVDDYLGEEEINPDTVSNPLFHKENVLATKQLESSHAVSVSSLAEAEEQEASQPSDQMAFLSYLVRNNGLSLEEFKQQAAKKGKLYQAYLNELNEILYDVFDDQVLTIYQHQIIIEEDFMEEMREWIDG; via the coding sequence ATGTTTGAATTTCTAAACAATTTATTTCAAAAAAAGCAATTAACTGAACAACAAAAACTCTCCATCATCGAGTTAGTAGATAATGAAGAATCGTTTATTAATCCAAGAGATGTTATTGTAGAAAAAAAACATTCTAGGAGGGCTGTTAAACAAGCCTGGCTCAGTTACATTACACCATATATAAGATTTAATGATGATTTTACCTATCAAGTAGAACAGGAAATTGAAGCATTATTTAACAGAGTGTGTGATGTTGTAGATGTGGAATTGAAAAAACGGCATCAAAATATCAAATATGTGAAGGCTACTTATTACTACTCTCGAGAATCTGCTATTGACGAAATCTATCGGGTAGCTAGAAATGTAGTTACTTCCTTTTATAGACAAGAGGATAAAGAAGCGACTAGTTTTATTTCATTTGTGTTGGAATCCATGCTAGCTAGTGAGATTTGTTTGTTAGTGAGAAAAGAAATCGATGAATGCCGCGAAAGTCTTCCTTTTCCGGATGAAGAAACGAGAGAAGAATATAAATTAACCTCCTTTGGCACAAAAATTATCTGGTGGGATCCTTCAGGAGAGTTACGGAATAAACAGGCATTTGAAAGTATACAAATGGACTATTTTAATCGTGTAAACAAACGAGTCACTAAATTTACGGAAGTTCCAGCTTTGATGACTCTTTGTTTGGAGAAGTATGCAGACTTGTTGCACATTGTATTAGCTGATTTAGAAGATGAAACGATTAAGTGGAAAGTAAAACCAAATAATTATTTCAGACAATTCTTTCGTTTGCCATTATATGATGTTCGTATCTGGAAAGAAACAAACAGTCTGCCAACGGATCTCTATCTACTCGCTGAAAACAGCATTCGCAAAGAAATCGAAGGGTTTCGATTGGCAGCAGATGAACAGAGCTGGCAAAGCTTGCAGCAATATCTGCCGAAAAAAACGGTTCAGAAAATTCAAGCGTATCTAGATACAAAAACGGAATTAGATTTTGACTACCCGACCATAATGAGTTTGAGAACGGTGTACAAGACTGCATGGAATGAAGCGGCTAATTTTATTATTGATCAACCATTTGAAAGTGTTAGTAAGTTTCTTGTAGATATAGCCAAAGATCCAGATTTGAAAAAAATAGGCACTAAAGTCATCAAAAACAGCACGGATTCGAATAAACACAGACTAGTTATTTTCTTAATGGAGAAGAGGGCATTGCCATTAATAAAAGCACAACAAAAGCAACGTGATGAATTTATTCATTCAACTCGACAAGAAGAGTACCAAGAGTTGTTGAGTGCCAAAGAGTTAGTGTACGAAAATCTGCCAGCACTGTTGGATAAACTAGCACAGCCGGCACGAAGAAAAATCAAGTTGGACAATGAATTAATCACCGCATCCAATTCTGCGCTATATGCTATCATTGATAGGGTAGATGATTATTTGGGTGAAGAAGAAATAAATCCAGATACAGTTTCTAACCCTCTTTTTCACAAGGAGAACGTGTTGGCAACAAAGCAGTTGGAATCTAGTCATGCTGTGTCTGTCTCTAGTTTAGCAGAAGCGGAGGAACAAGAAGCAAGCCAACCATCGGACCAAATGGCATTCTTGAGCTATTTAGTGCGAAACAATGGACTATCTTTAGAAGAGTTTAAACAACAAGCTGCTAAAAAAGGTAAGCTTTATCAAGCCTATCTTAATGAACTAAATGAAATTTTATACGATGTATTTGATGATCAAGTACTAACAATTTATCAACACCAAATTATTATTGAAGAAGATTTTATGGAAGAAATGAGGGAATGGATTGATGGTTGA
- a CDS encoding PTS sugar transporter subunit IIA: protein MGLDIQKSILVGISANSKEDVFNLISREAVDRGYAEDSNLLLEALNNREDEGTTGMMDGFAIPHAKSNTIKAPALIIFKLTEGVEWNSMDGKKIDFVISLLIPEEEKGSTHLQLLSKVARLLMKEEVKNLLKEAKSDSEIDTILTKYITK from the coding sequence ATGGGATTGGATATTCAAAAATCTATTTTAGTAGGTATTTCTGCAAATAGTAAAGAAGATGTTTTTAACTTAATTTCACGTGAAGCAGTTGATAGAGGTTATGCAGAAGATAGTAATCTTTTGTTAGAAGCCTTAAATAATCGTGAAGATGAGGGTACAACAGGAATGATGGATGGCTTTGCTATTCCACATGCTAAGAGCAATACAATTAAAGCACCAGCACTGATTATTTTTAAGTTAACAGAAGGTGTCGAATGGAATTCTATGGATGGAAAGAAAATAGATTTTGTAATTTCATTATTGATTCCTGAAGAAGAAAAAGGCAGCACACACTTGCAGCTACTTTCAAAAGTGGCAAGATTATTAATGAAAGAAGAAGTAAAGAACTTACTAAAAGAAGCAAAGAGTGATTCAGAAATAGACACTATATTAACGAAATATATTACAAAATAA
- a CDS encoding L-lactate permease, with protein MILQTLLAVLPIAWLIISLGVLKMPGTKACLIGLLLTLGISIVGFDFPVMNAFTATLEGVINGIWPIVYIIIAALFTYNLATYSGSMKIINQMLTGVSKDMRVLVLLIAWGFGGFLESIAGFGTAVAIPAGILASLGVSPIMAAVICLIANTTPTAFGAIGLPVTSLAQAGGLEVMQTSYIVSLQLFLLILIVPFILVMLSGESIKALKGVTLITLLSGLAFGLPQIFVARYIGPELPAVIGSLICILVTVWAARLVKTPADSPYLVKNNDQVGQSSVTLSVAFKACLPYIFVFLFIILSSSLFPAISGTLGKIQSSFVIYSGEGAKPYVIKWLTTPGTLIILATYLGGLIQGVSFGKITNIFWSTIKQLKNTAVTVSAIVALSKLMGYSGMISVLSTSLVSFTGPLFPLISPLIGAVGTFITGSDTNANILFGALQVNAAQSLGANEYWLASANMAGATAGKMISPQSIAVATAATGLIGQEGAITKKVFKYFAMYLGVICLIVFFLGKLLGMI; from the coding sequence ATGATATTACAGACATTACTTGCAGTATTACCTATTGCATGGCTGATTATCTCACTTGGCGTACTAAAGATGCCAGGTACAAAAGCCTGCTTGATTGGACTGCTTCTTACACTGGGAATTAGCATTGTTGGTTTTGATTTCCCGGTCATGAATGCTTTTACAGCCACATTAGAAGGTGTTATTAATGGCATTTGGCCAATCGTTTATATTATTATAGCAGCATTGTTTACGTATAATCTTGCTACTTATTCTGGAAGCATGAAAATTATCAACCAAATGCTGACAGGTGTCTCCAAAGATATGCGAGTATTAGTTTTATTGATTGCTTGGGGATTTGGTGGATTTTTGGAATCAATCGCTGGTTTTGGTACAGCCGTTGCGATTCCAGCTGGGATTCTAGCTTCATTAGGTGTAAGCCCAATTATGGCAGCCGTTATTTGTTTGATTGCAAATACTACTCCAACAGCTTTTGGAGCAATAGGATTACCTGTAACCTCATTAGCTCAAGCAGGAGGATTAGAAGTAATGCAGACATCTTATATAGTCTCATTACAGTTATTCTTACTTATTCTAATTGTTCCTTTTATTTTGGTTATGCTATCAGGCGAAAGTATAAAAGCATTAAAAGGCGTCACTCTAATTACCTTATTGTCAGGACTTGCCTTTGGTTTACCTCAGATTTTTGTAGCTCGCTATATCGGCCCTGAGTTACCGGCTGTTATTGGTTCTTTAATTTGTATTTTAGTCACAGTCTGGGCAGCACGTTTAGTAAAAACACCAGCAGATTCTCCTTACTTAGTCAAAAATAATGACCAAGTAGGACAATCATCCGTTACCTTATCGGTAGCCTTTAAGGCTTGTCTGCCTTATATTTTTGTTTTTCTATTTATCATTTTATCTTCATCCTTATTCCCAGCCATCAGCGGTACATTAGGAAAAATACAATCTTCGTTTGTAATCTATTCTGGCGAAGGTGCTAAACCTTATGTGATCAAGTGGCTAACTACTCCAGGAACATTGATCATCTTAGCTACTTACCTAGGTGGATTGATTCAAGGGGTTTCCTTTGGCAAAATAACAAACATTTTTTGGAGTACAATCAAGCAACTTAAAAATACTGCGGTTACTGTGAGTGCAATCGTAGCTCTCTCCAAATTAATGGGATATAGTGGTATGATCAGTGTACTATCAACTTCACTTGTTTCTTTTACCGGACCTTTATTCCCACTGATATCTCCTCTAATTGGAGCTGTTGGGACATTTATTACCGGTAGTGATACGAATGCGAACATTCTTTTTGGAGCGTTGCAAGTTAATGCTGCTCAATCATTAGGTGCAAATGAATACTGGTTAGCTTCAGCTAATATGGCGGGTGCAACAGCCGGTAAGATGATTTCTCCTCAAAGTATAGCTGTCGCAACTGCAGCTACAGGTCTGATTGGACAAGAAGGAGCAATCACTAAAAAAGTATTTAAATACTTCGCTATGTACTTAGGTGTTATTTGTTTGATTGTATTCTTCTTAGGCAAACTGTTAGGTATGATTTAA
- a CDS encoding GNAT family N-acetyltransferase: MEFYIRPINSGDGKGLNELRRMPGVFENVLGIPSERIKQNENFVANMDANQHQFVAISKGQDNEELIVGTAGLSVNGSHRMRHSGNIGIMIHKDYQNKGVGTALIAALIDMADNWLMLVRLELTVFENNERAIHLYEKFGFEKEGLKQLAAIREGKYENEYLMARINANLYPPID; the protein is encoded by the coding sequence ATGGAATTTTATATTAGACCAATTAATAGTGGGGATGGTAAAGGTTTAAACGAATTAAGACGTATGCCAGGGGTATTTGAAAATGTTTTAGGTATCCCGTCAGAGAGAATAAAACAAAATGAAAATTTTGTTGCTAATATGGATGCTAATCAGCACCAATTTGTCGCTATTTCAAAGGGACAAGATAATGAGGAACTAATTGTAGGAACCGCTGGGTTATCTGTAAATGGCAGTCATCGCATGCGACATAGCGGAAACATAGGTATAATGATTCATAAAGATTATCAAAATAAAGGTGTTGGTACTGCTTTAATAGCTGCACTTATAGATATGGCAGATAATTGGTTAATGCTCGTTAGGCTCGAACTTACTGTGTTTGAGAACAATGAAAGAGCTATACATCTTTATGAAAAATTTGGATTTGAAAAAGAGGGACTTAAACAGCTCGCAGCAATAAGAGAAGGAAAGTATGAAAATGAATATTTAATGGCGAGAATAAATGCTAATCTTTATCCCCCGATTGACTAA
- the lacD gene encoding tagatose-bisphosphate aldolase, protein MKLTKSKKEALKRLSNDHGVIGALAIDQRGSLKKMIADNSTKEIGDEGIIHFKKLVSEELTPFATSILLDPEYGLPAAKVRDKEAGLLLAYEKTGYDATEPGRLPDLLPEWSVKRLKKVGADAIKFLLYYDVDEDQKINEYKHVFMERIGSECVAEDIPFFLEIVTYDAENDNVKSEEYAKLKPHKVIEAMKEFSKVQYNVDVLKVEVPVNMNFVEGYTEEKSVYSKEEASAYFKEQSEATKLPFIFLSAGVSAKLFQRTLIFAKEAGSTFNGVLCGRATWKEGVLPFASNGEQVSRDWLQETGKKNIEELNEVLMETATSWESKVTN, encoded by the coding sequence ATGAAGTTAACAAAAAGCAAAAAAGAAGCTTTAAAACGTTTATCAAATGACCATGGAGTAATTGGCGCATTAGCTATTGATCAGCGTGGATCTTTAAAAAAAATGATCGCTGACAATAGCACCAAAGAAATTGGGGATGAAGGCATTATTCACTTCAAAAAACTAGTTTCTGAAGAATTAACTCCTTTTGCAACCTCTATTCTTCTAGATCCGGAATATGGATTGCCAGCTGCAAAAGTACGTGATAAGGAAGCCGGTTTATTATTAGCCTATGAAAAAACAGGTTATGATGCAACTGAGCCTGGACGTTTGCCAGACTTACTACCAGAATGGTCTGTAAAGCGACTAAAGAAAGTTGGAGCAGATGCGATTAAGTTTTTATTATATTATGATGTAGACGAAGATCAAAAGATCAATGAATATAAACATGTTTTTATGGAGCGAATAGGATCTGAATGTGTGGCTGAAGATATACCTTTCTTCTTAGAAATTGTCACATATGATGCAGAAAATGATAACGTAAAAAGTGAAGAATACGCTAAATTAAAACCCCATAAAGTTATCGAAGCTATGAAAGAATTTTCTAAGGTACAATATAATGTGGATGTATTGAAAGTTGAAGTTCCAGTTAATATGAATTTTGTCGAAGGGTATACCGAAGAAAAATCTGTTTATAGTAAAGAAGAAGCATCTGCATACTTTAAAGAACAAAGTGAAGCAACGAAATTGCCATTTATTTTCTTAAGTGCTGGAGTTAGTGCAAAACTATTCCAAAGAACGTTAATATTTGCCAAAGAAGCAGGGTCAACTTTCAATGGAGTTTTATGCGGACGAGCAACATGGAAAGAGGGGGTATTACCTTTTGCTAGCAATGGAGAACAAGTAAGTCGTGATTGGTTACAAGAAACAGGGAAGAAAAATATTGAAGAATTAAATGAAGTGTTGATGGAAACGGCTACATCATGGGAAAGTAAGGTAACAAATTAA
- a CDS encoding lactate oxidase — protein sequence MTDEQTIKYDAPTIEQEIDVISTYRLEDRAREVVPHGGFDYMSGASGDEFTLKQNNEAWTHKGILPRVLADVENPDTSTSILGHDIKVPFIMAPIAAHGLAHATKEAGTAKGIAEFGGTIMSISAYSGATFEEIENGLQGNPRWFQIYMSKNDEMNKNILDEAKADGATAIILTADATLSGNREKDMLNKFVYPFGMPIVSRYLTGSGKNMSLNNIYAQSKQKICPEDVKFISEYSGLPVFVKGIQTPEDASLAIGAGAAGIWVSNHGGRQLDEAPGSFDTLEGIAEVVAGRVPIVFDSGIRRGEHIFKALASGADIVAVGRPVLFGLALGGWKGVKSVLDYFETDLKRVMQLAGTQTIEDVKQARLFDMKK from the coding sequence ATGACAGATGAACAAACGATTAAATATGATGCGCCGACAATAGAGCAAGAAATTGACGTAATAAGCACATATCGACTTGAAGACAGAGCTCGCGAAGTCGTTCCTCATGGCGGATTTGATTATATGTCCGGGGCTTCAGGAGATGAGTTCACATTGAAACAAAATAATGAAGCGTGGACACACAAAGGAATTTTGCCTCGTGTATTAGCTGATGTAGAAAATCCAGACACATCGACTTCTATTTTAGGTCATGACATCAAAGTACCTTTTATTATGGCACCTATTGCAGCTCACGGGTTAGCTCATGCAACCAAAGAAGCTGGAACAGCTAAAGGAATTGCTGAATTTGGCGGAACAATTATGTCTATCAGTGCTTATTCAGGAGCTACATTTGAAGAAATCGAAAATGGCTTGCAAGGCAATCCTCGTTGGTTCCAAATTTATATGAGTAAAAATGATGAAATGAATAAAAATATTCTTGATGAAGCTAAAGCAGATGGTGCGACAGCGATCATTTTAACTGCTGATGCAACTTTAAGCGGAAACCGTGAAAAAGATATGCTGAACAAATTTGTTTACCCATTTGGCATGCCAATTGTCTCTCGTTACTTGACTGGATCAGGAAAAAACATGTCTTTGAACAATATTTATGCTCAATCTAAACAAAAGATCTGTCCAGAAGATGTTAAATTCATCTCTGAATACTCAGGATTGCCAGTCTTTGTTAAAGGAATTCAAACTCCTGAAGATGCTTCATTGGCAATTGGTGCTGGAGCAGCAGGTATCTGGGTTTCTAACCATGGTGGACGTCAATTAGATGAAGCACCAGGTTCATTTGATACATTGGAAGGCATTGCTGAAGTTGTTGCCGGTCGTGTTCCAATTGTATTTGACAGTGGTATTCGTCGTGGAGAACACATCTTCAAAGCCTTAGCAAGTGGTGCAGACATCGTGGCTGTAGGTCGTCCAGTATTATTTGGACTTGCTTTAGGCGGATGGAAAGGCGTTAAATCTGTTTTAGATTACTTTGAAACAGACTTGAAACGTGTTATGCAATTAGCAGGAACTCAAACAATTGAAGATGTAAAACAGGCTCGTTTGTTTGATATGAAAAAATAA
- a CDS encoding LysR family transcriptional regulator — MNLQDLVYFNQLAETLNFTATAEHFYVSQPSISMALKRLEKELDTVLIDRKRLHKNLRLTGNGEILLKHSTHILQTVEQVKEEIHDLKNQIVYFGFLPTIGGHFLNQLMPHLTKFSASMKFIEEESSDVMLDLVCKGQVPLAIIGSDRPTFSEENLLQIPLKTEEMALWVSPDNPLAKKSIITATELQDELFISLAQGYTHQRIFEEWTKNNQIEQLQTLYTKEIQTALSIASSTSMVAFMSPILVKDRPRLVRVSIENAPHFYISLIVNKNYNNTSYFQKEFNEAMIEIVKTINN; from the coding sequence ATGAACCTACAAGATTTAGTTTACTTTAATCAATTAGCTGAAACCTTGAACTTTACTGCAACAGCAGAGCATTTCTACGTCTCTCAGCCTTCTATTTCAATGGCTTTAAAGCGCCTTGAAAAAGAACTAGATACGGTATTAATAGATAGGAAAAGACTTCACAAGAATCTGCGTTTGACGGGAAATGGTGAGATATTGCTTAAACACTCAACCCATATTTTACAAACAGTAGAACAAGTTAAAGAAGAAATTCATGATTTGAAGAACCAAATTGTTTACTTTGGCTTCTTACCAACTATTGGAGGACATTTTCTAAACCAGCTGATGCCACATTTGACAAAGTTTTCAGCCTCTATGAAATTCATTGAAGAAGAAAGTTCTGATGTGATGCTGGATTTGGTGTGTAAAGGTCAAGTTCCATTGGCCATTATTGGAAGCGACCGTCCTACTTTTTCAGAAGAAAACTTATTACAGATTCCTTTGAAAACAGAGGAAATGGCACTGTGGGTATCTCCTGATAACCCCTTAGCAAAGAAAAGCATCATCACGGCAACTGAACTTCAAGATGAACTATTTATCTCCTTAGCACAAGGTTACACCCATCAGCGTATTTTTGAAGAATGGACTAAAAACAACCAGATTGAACAGCTACAGACTCTTTATACCAAGGAAATCCAAACGGCATTATCCATTGCTTCATCCACTAGCATGGTTGCTTTTATGAGTCCTATTTTAGTAAAAGATCGCCCGCGACTGGTCAGAGTTTCCATTGAAAATGCACCTCACTTTTACATTAGCCTTATCGTAAATAAGAACTACAACAATACTTCATATTTTCAAAAAGAATTTAACGAAGCCATGATTGAAATCGTTAAAACAATTAATAATTAG
- a CDS encoding DegV family protein, whose translation MTKFIITTESGSDLSSELIERYNVHVIPMHVTMGSETFDDGSFDVEDVYRFYDQTGSLPKTAGTTPQDNSAVFEQIFANFPEAHIIHIAYSAVTTVSYTSCTIAAKDFNNIHIVDSKNVSGGLTAVIVATAKFIENNPTTTAEEIVAFVEDVRERTRFVFLPQSLLYLKAGGRVSNVAYLGASLLNLHPTIVLKDGYLVASKKYRGSFDRCLKNTVKDFIKNYDIDPETVIIGGTKRLSEDHKQLAKSLLQEAGYNDPSLFSAGAVISSHGGPGAFGIIGIEKK comes from the coding sequence ATGACAAAATTTATTATCACGACTGAGAGCGGGTCCGACTTATCTTCAGAACTTATTGAACGCTACAATGTTCATGTTATTCCCATGCATGTTACTATGGGTTCGGAGACTTTTGATGACGGAAGCTTTGACGTTGAAGACGTTTATCGTTTTTATGATCAAACAGGTTCCTTGCCAAAAACTGCTGGAACGACTCCACAAGATAACAGTGCTGTTTTTGAGCAAATCTTTGCAAATTTTCCAGAAGCTCATATTATTCATATTGCGTACTCAGCAGTCACAACAGTATCTTATACTTCTTGCACTATTGCAGCTAAAGATTTTAATAATATCCATATCGTTGATAGTAAAAATGTTTCCGGCGGCTTAACTGCTGTAATTGTTGCAACTGCAAAATTCATTGAAAACAATCCTACTACTACGGCTGAAGAGATTGTTGCTTTTGTGGAAGATGTCCGCGAACGCACTCGTTTTGTTTTCTTGCCTCAGTCCTTACTTTATCTGAAAGCTGGAGGACGAGTTTCAAATGTAGCCTATCTTGGTGCCTCTCTTTTGAACCTTCACCCTACTATTGTTCTTAAGGACGGCTATTTAGTGGCTTCGAAAAAATATCGTGGGTCGTTTGATCGCTGTTTGAAAAATACCGTTAAAGATTTCATTAAAAACTATGACATTGACCCAGAGACAGTGATTATTGGTGGAACAAAAAGATTGAGTGAAGACCATAAACAACTCGCTAAATCTTTGTTGCAAGAAGCAGGTTACAACGACCCATCTTTGTTCTCAGCTGGTGCTGTTATTTCAAGCCATGGTGGACCTGGAGCTTTTGGTATTATCGGAATCGAAAAGAAATAG
- a CDS encoding metal ABC transporter substrate-binding protein: MKRKWFVSSMLSLFAGVTLFGCGLEQSDSETKNSPELSVVTTFYPVYEFTKEVAGDRADVSMIIKPGTDAHGFEPSALETLLL; this comes from the coding sequence ATGAAAAGAAAATGGTTTGTTTCAAGTATGCTCAGTTTGTTTGCAGGTGTGACTCTTTTTGGATGTGGACTAGAGCAATCTGACAGCGAAACAAAGAATAGCCCAGAATTATCAGTTGTTACCACTTTTTACCCAGTTTATGAATTTACAAAAGAAGTCGCTGGTGATCGCGCTGATGTTTCTATGATCATAAAACCTGGAACAGATGCTCACGGTTTTGAACCAAGTGCTCTCGAGACGTTGCTGCTATAA
- a CDS encoding metal ABC transporter solute-binding protein, Zn/Mn family, translated as MEPWVGSLMSSLDSEDLIAVRTADADNFISTETHEHEHTDSSDHSDESLEVDGDLPTTVEVNGLAGHYHTGDIVQLVSNSTEMKDSTKLQWYIREANADWKAISDQTQETFEYETTGESFDVKVVFSDKSGTAYAESAPVEIVIDDHEGSDPHIWLDPVLAQDQVTVIKEALIQADPEGKVVYEENAEKFILELQKLDQEYKSALSSATNRVFVVQHQAFGYIAQRYNLEQIAVGGISTEVEPSPSRIAEISKLVKEYDVPVIYYQQGADSSIAQTVGQETDTDIEVLYDLESVSQEMQDEGMDYLSLMRKNLEALQLSIH; from the coding sequence ATGGAGCCTTGGGTTGGTAGTCTGATGAGTTCACTTGATAGTGAAGACCTTATTGCTGTTCGTACAGCTGATGCTGATAATTTTATTAGTACTGAAACGCATGAACATGAGCATACAGATAGCAGTGACCACAGTGATGAATCGCTTGAAGTGGACGGAGATCTACCTACTACTGTTGAAGTTAATGGACTAGCTGGTCACTACCACACTGGAGATATTGTACAACTTGTTTCCAATTCAACTGAGATGAAAGATTCAACTAAACTGCAGTGGTATATTCGTGAAGCTAACGCAGACTGGAAGGCCATTTCAGATCAAACACAGGAAACATTTGAGTATGAAACAACTGGCGAAAGTTTTGATGTCAAAGTTGTCTTTTCTGACAAATCAGGTACAGCATATGCTGAATCAGCTCCAGTTGAGATTGTTATCGATGATCATGAAGGTTCAGACCCTCATATCTGGTTAGATCCAGTATTAGCTCAAGACCAAGTGACAGTCATCAAAGAGGCATTGATTCAAGCTGACCCTGAAGGAAAAGTTGTCTATGAAGAAAATGCTGAAAAATTTATTTTAGAACTTCAAAAATTAGATCAAGAGTATAAATCAGCTTTATCTTCAGCAACTAATCGAGTGTTTGTCGTTCAACATCAAGCATTTGGATATATTGCTCAACGTTACAACTTAGAACAAATTGCTGTTGGAGGCATTTCTACTGAAGTAGAACCTAGCCCCTCACGTATTGCAGAGATCAGCAAATTAGTTAAGGAATATGATGTTCCTGTGATTTATTACCAACAAGGTGCAGATTCATCTATTGCACAAACAGTAGGACAAGAAACAGATACCGATATAGAAGTTTTATATGACCTTGAAAGTGTTTCTCAAGAAATGCAAGACGAAGGCATGGACTATCTAAGTTTAATGCGTAAGAATTTGGAGGCTTTACAATTAAGCATTCATTGA